Below is a genomic region from Candidatus Liberimonas magnetica.
GGCAGTCAAACTACTCATCATTATCGAAAGATGAAAAACATTATTTTGACATTCTATCACGCTATGTGGATGCTGTCCGCAAAACTGTCGCTGCGCTAATTGATCGGCAACGTTTATTGAATGACGGAAGCAGGGGCGGACCAAGAAATCCAATGACTTGGGAATTGTTTCAGCAGAAAGAAAAGATTTATCAGATGACCGTCAAAGAATACATGGCGATAGGTCAGGAATTAAATGATGCAGCTCCCATCATTTTTGAATAAAATGCCTAACACAATGCAGCTGACCATCCCCTGCGGCGCAGCTGATTTCGGATGTTAGAGGAATAAAATGGAAAATATATTATATTTAATTTTAGGTTGGTTGTTTGGTTTACTAGGGCCACAGATTATAAACTCAATTAGTAAAAGGTATCATAAAAATGATATAAAAAATTCAATTATCTCAGAATTAAAAGAAGTTTCAATTAGATTAGTAATGAATTATTTCCAAATTATGTTAAATTATGGCTCCTTGGATAAACCAATTTTAATATGGATAAAACATCATATGGATAATTATCATGGCGCATATCCTACCAGTAAAATATCAGAAGATATAAAGAAAATGTTAGAATTAGATGATAAAATGCTTCAAGATGCAATTGAAAAAACTCAAGACGGTACGAATTTATACTTAAAAACATATTTTTTACCATTCCTTGAATCTAAAACATCATACTTGTTATTATTTAGCTCTAAATCTCAATTATCAATTTCTGAAATTAGATCAGATTTAAATATAATTAATGAAGATATTTTGTACAGCAGAAAGCTATTTTTCTTAACTTTTAATTCTCTAAGTCCTGATAACCACAAAATAGTAAATATAAATTTAAAAAATACTTATTTGGACACTGCAAAGCATTCAAAATACTTAATAGAGAATATCGACAATCTTGAACTAAAATAAAACCTCTAAAAAGTCAATTCAACTGACCCTCCCCTATGGGTTGGGTAGCTGATTTTGGATGTTAGAAAAGTATATTAAAAGGAGAGACGAATGGAGATTGCTCCAAATATTAACAACATGATGTTGTTTGTTTTACTAGTTTTTCCTGGTCTAATATCTATGCACATTTATCGACTCTTTATGCCTGCAAAGGATATAGATTGGAAAAATTCTGTTGTTGAAGCATTATTTTACAGTTCCATAAATTTTGGTTTATGCCTACCTATATTGATTCCAATTAATAGAGGCACATTTATCAACCTTTATCCAGTTTGGTATTCAATTCTTTTTATTTCCACCATAATTATCTTTCCAATCCTATGGCCTTTTCTTTGGGTGCAAATAATGAAAAACAAGATATTTGCAAAATACTTACAGTTACCATATCCAACGGCATGGGATTATTTCTTTCAAAAAAGAATACCTGTATTTGTGTTAATACATCGTAAAAATGGCAAGAAAATTGGTGGATATTTTGGGACAGATTCATATGCAACTTCTTATCCAAAAGAAGGAGACATTTATATAGAAAAAGTTGTTAAAGTTGATGAGACGGGTAAATTCAAGGGAATTATTACATCTTCGAAAGGCTTATTAGTAAAAAATAATGATTATGAATTAATAGAATTTTTTGAAGACCCTAATTATAAATAAAGGAGAAAAAAAATGTGCAAACCAAAAGATGGCGATTCAAAGACCCCTGAAATAAGGAAAAAAGGTGGATATCAACCAATTACAGAAGGTTACCAGCCTATCGTAGCAGAGAAACCTATAACTTTAATACCTGAAGGTGGTTCAGGTGAAAGTAGTTCAGATAATTCTGGTGCTGGTTCCGATACTACAACTAATAGTGAAGCAAATAATACTTCAAAAGATAAAAAGAAATAATTATTCTAACAAATCAATCTAGTGGAATTTGACTCCGACAAATTCTCTGATTTCGGATGTTGTAGAATTCTGAGGACAATACTTAATATAAGCAAAGATTGAGTCATATTCTATAAATTGACGTGTTCTTAGAGAAGCAGTCTATAGATAGACTCAAACAGAGATAGCGGGTCGGTTAAAACGTTAAGCTGTCCCCTAAATCTAGATAGTTAAATATTGGAGGCTGATTATGGCAGAAAAAGTTGCAAAAGCTGGTGTGAAAAGAGAAGATGGTTTTCTTTACTTTATTGATAAACAAGGTGATGTTTCCAAAGCGAAAATGGTAAGAGGCGGAAAGAAGGGTGGAAAGCCAACTAAGGTTGCGAGAGTTGGAGTCAAAAAAGCTGATGGTTATCTCTATTTTGTGGATAAAGCAGGCGATGTGTCTAGAGCAAAGATGGTAAGGAGAGGAAAACAGTTAAGGAAAGGAAAACATAAAGGGGACGGTAGTGGTGGTGGACGCCCATAATCCTGTGAGGTATGAAAAATGTCAATTAAACGTAGGTTTACAAATGAAGGAGAAGCAGCAAAAGAAATATTTGATGGGTTCAATTCTTGGTCCCAAGGCATATCATCCTACAGTATACAAACTATTTTTGCAATAATTGCAGCGAATTGGGCAGTTTATAAGGAAACATCTGATATTATTTCTAACGAAAATGCAAAATGGTCAGTATTAATTTCAATTGGATTCCTTGGGCTTAATTTATTGTTGACGGGCGCGATGACTTTACTATATAACAAAAGAATAAACTATATAGATGGTGATAAGGATCGATGGGCAAAAGAATTTGAAGCAGCTGAAAAACTAAGTTCCCCCTGGCCTTATAATAATTGTATAAATAATTTAGGATTATTTATTCACATTATTAAAATTGTAATGCCAATAACTGCTGGCATATTGTTTATTTTAAGCGTTTATTGAATCTGTGACCAAAAAGGGGCGGCAGTAAGATAGTTAAGCGAGATTTTGACTATATCTATAAATAGTCAAAATTTTAGAGAAGCAGTCTATAGATACATTATTTCATAAAAAAGGAACTAAGGTGATTGAAAAGAAAACAATATTTGTTTTAGGTGCCGGTGCAAGTATGCCGTATGGCTATCCTTCAGGTGCAGAATTGTTGGATGCTTTAGTAGATAAAAACATTATAAATGTATATCCAATTCTTGATTTAGGTGATGTTAATATTAATGTATTTAGGAAAACTCTGAGATATGCATATCCTTCATCTATAGATTATTTTTTAATGCAAAACAAAGATAATCAGTCTTTCATTAAATATGGCAAGGCAGCGATAATTAGATATTTTCTAAAAAAAGAGTACAGAGATGCCGGGACAAAAATCGGCGGAATTGAAGAATTGTCTTTACCAAGAAATAAGGATAATAAAGATGAAAATAAAAAATGGTACGGATATTTTTTTAACAATATATTGGCAATGAAATCTTTCAAGGATTTGTTTAAAAACAATGTAACAATTGTAACTTTTAATTATGATAGATCTTTTGAGTGTTTTACTTATAATCATCTTAAGAATACATATGGAGCATCAGATTTTGACATATATTTATTTTTTAAGCACATAAACTATTCTCATGTATATGGATGTATAGCTCCAATTTTTTATGTTGGAAATGAACCATACTATGATTTTAGTGGAGATTTTAAAGAAGAAGATGACTTAAGGTTTATTTTTAATAATGATACGCATGCTTGGCAATATGGAAAAGTTTCGGATGACACGCTAAAAAATTACTCAAGCGAAGCAGATAGATTATTATTGAATAGAATTAAGGTTATTGGAGAAGAAAGAGATTCAAAGACTCCAGTATTGTCGGAGGAAATTTTAACAGATGCACAATACCTATGTTTTTTAGGGTTTGCTTATGATGAAACAAACATGGACAGACTGAATTTAAAATTATTAAATTTAAAATGTCATGTTTCTGGAACTATTCTTGATATCCCTATTCATAAATTAGAGTATATTGCAAAATATTTTCTGAAAAATGGGAAGAAGAATAAACGATCAGAACATTTTTACTATCTTATTAATGAAAAACGATTGGATTTAATAAAAGAAGATGATATTATCTCTTATTTTAAGTATAGATTTTATCCTATTATGGATGATCCAAATTCCATACTTTAAACGAATGCGACAATATCTATATTTTGTCAAAATCTTAAAAAAGCAGTCTGTAAATGTATTATTTTACAAATAACTCTTGCTTTGGGCTATATTAATAAGTATAATGTGTCCGAATTAGCAAGCATAAAGTGTCCGACATTTGTCCGATGTCATAGCAAAATAACGGTTATTTTTGAGTTTTCAGGAGTTGTCATAAGTTTCCAATTATTGCGGCCTTTTAGCTGTTTGTCGACGTAAATATAATACCCATAAAAACATTCTCGCAAAATGCCGATGTAGCTCAGTGGTAGAGCAACCGCCTTGTAAGCGGTAGGTCGGAGGTTCAAATCCTCTCGTCGGCTAATATTTATTATATCCTATCATTTTTTCAACCCTTTCCTTGTTTCCTGCCCCAGGTATTCCTCCTACGCCCAGCCTTCCCTAAAGCTTCGGTTGACGAGCAAGGCTTCGGAGGATTTCGCAAAAGGCAATTTAATTATTGAATATGTGCTCAACAAATCCTCTCGTCGGCTTTTTTTTACACCAATGAATCAAATATAGTTGAAAAAGCCGTATAAATATTGAAAAAAAAATCAAAAGAAAGCTTTATAAATAAATTTTCTTTCTTATTACGCTAAAACCTATCAAATTTTAAGCCATTCTTACAGATTTTACCAAGCCAAAATTTTATTTATAAATCAATTGACTTTTTTAAATTATTAATATATAATAGCAAATCTATTACGTTAATATTATACGCATATTATGTATAATATAAGACGAATGGCAGAGCGGTCTATTGCATCCGCCACTGAATCTAGGCGGACGGGCTGCCAGCCAGATTTATCCTTATTTTACTTGTTCTTTTTTATTAATTTTTGGACGGATGGCCCTCCTTCGCTTAAAAGCTACGGAGGACTATCATTAAAATATTTAATATCTGTATTCGCTAAAGGGTGGTACGTGTCCATCGTAGCTTTAGCGAAGATGGACGGATGGCAGAGCGGTCTATTGCACCAGACTGTAAATCTGGCGGGCTACGCCCTTCGGTGGTTCAAATCCATCTCCGTCCACTTTTACAGTGAACAGTTACCAATGACCAGTGACCATAACAACAAAGTCATGATTTTCGGTAACTGTTTACTGCTCACTGGTCACTGTAAATGCGGGAGTAGCACAGTGGTAGTGCGCTAGCCTTCCAAGCTAGTTATGCGGGTTCGATTCCCGTCTCCCGCTGATAACTACAGTACAAAGTGCTTAGTTCATAGTAACATCATAAAACTATCTGCTGATGTTATTGCCGAG
It encodes:
- a CDS encoding DUF6338 family protein, whose product is MEIAPNINNMMLFVLLVFPGLISMHIYRLFMPAKDIDWKNSVVEALFYSSINFGLCLPILIPINRGTFINLYPVWYSILFISTIIIFPILWPFLWVQIMKNKIFAKYLQLPYPTAWDYFFQKRIPVFVLIHRKNGKKIGGYFGTDSYATSYPKEGDIYIEKVVKVDETGKFKGIITSSKGLLVKNNDYELIEFFEDPNYK